The region GCTCGCGCTCGTCGAGCCGCAGTCGTCGGGCATCGGCGGCGGCGCATTCATGCTCTACTTCGACGGCAAGGCGACGCAGGCTTACGACGGCCGCGAAACCGCGCCGGCCGCCGCGACCGACCGGCTGTTCTACGGCCCGACCGGCCAGCCGATGAGTTTCTACGAGGGCGTGGTCGGCGGGCGTTCGGTCGGCACGCCGGGCGTGCTGCGCATGCTCGACGCCGCGCATCGCGCGCACGGCAAGCTGCCGTGGCGGCGGCTGTTCCAGCCGGCGATCCGGCTCGCCGAGCACGGCTTCACGATCAGCCCGCGTCTGGCGATGCTGATCGCGAACGACAAGTACCTGATGAACGATCCGGCCGCGCGCGCGTACTTCTACAACAAGGACGGCACGCCGAAGGCGGCCGGCACGGTGCTGAAGAACCCCGCGCTCGCCACGGTCCTGCGCCAGATCGCCGATCGCGGCGCGAACGCGTTCTACACCGGCGCGATCGCGCGCGACATCGTCGCGAAGGTGCGCAAGCACCCGACGAATCCGGGGCTGCTGTCGCTGCAGGATCTTGCGCGCTACAAGGCAAAGGTGCGCGCGCCGCTATGCACCGACTACCGGCGTTCGGTCGTGTGCGGGATGCCGCCGCCGTCGTCGGGCGGCCTCGCGATCGCGCAGATGCTCGGCATCCTCGAGGCGATGCCGGACTGGCAGCAGATCGGCGCGCAGAAGCCGGTGCGCAACGACGTCGGCTACGAGCCGACGCCGTTCGCCGCACACCTGTTCAGCGAGGCCGGACGCCTCGCGTATGCGGACCGCGCGCGCTACGTCGCCGATCCCGATTTCGTGCCGCTGCCCGGCGGCAACTGGGCGAGCCTCACCGACAAGTCGTATCTCGCGCAGCGCGCACGGCTGATCGGCGACACGAGCATGGGCGTCGCGCAGGCCGGCACGCCGCAGGGCGCGACGCTCGCGTTCGCCGACGACCGCAGCCCCGAATTGCCTTCGACGTCCGACCTCGCGATCATCGACCGCTACGGCCAGGCGCTGTCGATGACGACCAGCGTCGAGGACGCGTTTGGTTCGCGGCTGATGGTGCGCGGGTTCATGCTGAACAACCAGCTGACCGACTTCTCATTCGTGTCGAGCGAGAACGGGCGGCCGGTCGCGAATCGCGTTCAGCCCGGCAAGCGGCCGCGCTCCGCGATGTCGCCGGAGCTCGTGTTCGACCAGAAGACGAAGCAGGTGACGATGATCGTCGGCTCGGCCGGCGGGCCCGCGATCATCAACCACGTCGCGAAGACGATGATCGGCGTGCTGGACTGGGGGATGACGATGCAGCAGGCGATCGCGCTGCCGAACTTCGGATCGATGAACGGGCCGACGCAGCTCGAACGCGGGCGCGTGTCGAATGCGCTCGTCGACGGATTGAAGGGGCGCGGGCACGACGTGAAGGTCGTCGAGATGAACTCGGGCGTGCAGGGGATCCAGCGGCTGAACGTGCAGGGGCAGACGGTGTGGTTCGGTGGCGCGGATCCGCGGCGGGAAGGAGTGGCGATGGGCGAGTGAACGGCCGCGCGAAGCATTCGCGCGTGCCCGTGCCGCATCACCCGCGCCCCTTCCACGGCACCAGCCGCCGCTCGACCCACCGCATCGCGAGATCGAACAGCCACGCGATCGCGCCGATGATCAAAATCCCCATCACCACGATATCGGTACGCAGGAAGCTCGACGCGTTGAGCACCATTTGCCCGAGCCCGGCCGTCGCGGCGACCATCTCGGCCGCGACGAGCGTCGTCCAGCCGAACCCGATCGCGATCCGCAGCCCGGTGAGGATTTCCGGCAGCGCGGCCGGCAGCACCACGTGCCGCACGATTTGCGCGAAGCTGCCGCCGAGCGAATACGCGGCGTTGATCTGCTCGACCGTCGCCGCGCGCACGCCGGCGCGTGCGGCCATCGCGATCGGCGCGAAGCATGCGAGGAAGATCACGACGAGCTTCGCCGTTTCGTCGATGCCGAACCAGATCACGACGAGCGGCAGGTACGCGAGCGGCGGCAGCGGCCGGTAGAACTCGAGCAGCGGATCGAGCACGCCGCGCGCGATGCGGCTCACGCCCATCAGAATGCCGGCCGGCACGCCGATCGCCGTCGCGAACACGAACGCGCCGAACACGCGCGCTGCGCTCCACAGCAGGTGTTCGGACAACGGCAGCCCGCCCTGGATACGGCCGTGCCATGCGTCGACGAACGCGATCCACACCGCTTCAGGTGCGGGCAGGAACAGCGGCGGCAGCCACTGCAGATGCGTCGCGACCCACCACAGCACGGCCAGCGCCCCGGCCGTCGCTACGCTGAGCGCGGCCGTCGTCCCCTGCCCCGGCAAGCGGTAGCGATGCGACGCACGGGCCCGACGGGCTGCGTCGCGTCGTCGTACGGCGTGATCGTCCTGCGCGGACGGCGCGGCCGCGCGCTCGGCCGCCAAAGAATCCTGCGTGCTCATGTCGCCCTGCTTGTCCAAAGTACTGATCCGCCCGCGTCCTACGGATGCGCCGTGCCGCGCGAACTCATGCATCACGCGGCCTCCGCGGCCGCGTCGTCGCGATGCAGATATGCGATCAGCCGCTCGCGCCACGCAATGAATTCCGGCGACGACTTCGCCGCTCGCGCATCGCGGGAAGCGACGTAACGCCGCGCGAACGGCAGCTCGAAGGTTTCCGCGATCCGGCCGGGGCCCGGCGTCATCACGACGAGACGCGTGGCGAGGAACAGCGCCTCCTCGACGTCGTGCGTGATGAAGAACACCGTCTTGCCGGTGCGCGCCCACACGTTAAGCACGAGCGACTGCATCGTGCCGCGCGTCATCGCATCGAGCGCCCCCATCGGCTCGTCCATCAGCAGCACGCGGGGATCGCTCGCGAGCGCACGCGCGATGCCGACGCGCTGCTGCATTCCGCCGGAAAGTTCATACACGCGCGCATGCGCATGGCGCTCGAGGCCGACGAGCGCGAGCATCTCTGTCGCGCGCGCTTCGCGTTCGGCTTTCGACACGCGCGCGAAGCGCAGCCCGAGCGCGACGTTGTCGAGCACGTCGAGCCACGGCAACAGCGCGTATTTCTGGAACACGACGCCGCGATCGGCGCCGGGGCCGGTGACCGGCACGCCGTCGATGCGCACGTCGCCGGTCGTCGGCGCGACGAAGCCGGCCATGCAGTTCAGCAGCGTCGTCTTCCCGCACCCGGAGGCGCCGAGCGCGACGACGAATTCACCGGAATCGATGCGCAGGTCGACGCGCGCGAGCGCCTGCGTCGTCGGTCTGCCGCGCTCCCCCGGATACGCGACCGATACGTGACGGACTTCCAGCGTGCTCATGATCGAAGGGCTCCGCGACGAGTGGGCTGAATGGTCGGGCTCAGCGCGCGGCCTTCTGCACGAACTGCGGATCGACGCCGGCCGAATAATCGGCGAGCACCGTCTGGATGGTGCCCTGCGACTTGAGGAATGCAGCGGTGGCCGCGAGCGACTTCGCGGCGCCCGATTGCGCGCCGCCGCCGAGCCACGTCGGCGAAGCCTGTTCGGCCACCGTCGGAAACGCGTAGAGCGCGAGGCTGGCCGGCACGTCCTGCGCGTTCGCGCCGGACACCTTCGCGACCGCCGCAACCTGCGGCGAGCCGACCTTCCAGGCCGCCGCATGCGCGCGATAGTCGGCGTCTGCCGACGCGAGAACCTTCACGAAGCGCGTGACGAACTCGGGGTTCTCGCGCGCGAACTTGCGGCTGACAACGAAGCCGTCGAACGTCGATTTGCCACTTTCCTTCGCAACCCGGCCGGACGTCGTCAGCACGGTGCCCGACTGCTTGACCTTCGCGAGCACCGGATCCCAGATATAGGTCGCATCGATGTCGCCGCGCGTCCATGCGGCCGCGACTTCGGGCGGACGCAGGTTGACGATCTTCACGTCGTTCGGATTGACGCCGGCGGCCTGCAGCGCGACGAGCGTATGGAAGTGCGACGTGGACACGAACGGCACGCCGATCTTCTTGCCCTTCAACCCGGCGACGCTGGTCACCCCGGAGCCGTTGCGCGCGACGAGCGCCTCGGCGTCGTTGATGTTGTCGAGCACCCAGAACAGCGAGATGTCGAGGCCCTGCGACAGGCCGGCCGCGATCGGGCTGGAGCCGGCCTCGCCGAGCTGCACGGAGCCCGACGCGAGCGCGCGGATCACGTCGGCGCCGCTGTCGAGCTTGCGGAACGTGACCTTGTAGCCGGTTGCCTTCTCGACTTCACCGCTTGCCTGCGCGTAGCGCCACGGCACGACCATGTCCTGATACGCGATCACGACTTCGCGCGATTCGGCGTGTGCTGCGCCGAGCGCGGCAAAGGCGGTCAGCGCGACGAGCGCGCGGCGGATGAAGCTGAAACGGGACATGCGGCTCTCCTTCGGAATGCGGGTGTTGCAAGCGGAGAGCCGACTTTACGAGCTTTGCTTGCGGCGGGAGCGAACTTATCGTGCGAAGCTATCGATGCCGTTTCGGCTTTGCTTTTCATGCTTTATTGCATGTGATCGTCGATTGAGCGGCGATCAGTGCGTGGAGACATGCGATCGCAGTTCGCCTTCGACGCGACGACAGAAACAATCGCTGGTGTCTCGGCAACTCTCTCAGACGCGTGTGGATACTGATGCCGTACGTCCTTTGTATCGCGTCGACCGACCGCGAGTGTCGCCCCATGCAGGGGGCCACCGGGTCTAAGCGGTGACAAGCGAGACAGACCAGAATGTAAATTCTCCGCGGGGCCATCAAAACAAAAATTTAGACTAGATTTCCGATTCTCGCCAAAGCTCCGATTTTTCAGATCGAATGACTTAGATGGCCCACCGATCCATTTCGCATATCGCCAGAAAACACGCCATTCTCGCCAGAAAAAATTTCGTACACGTCCCATATCAATTCGACAAAGTAAACGTTAGCTTTCCATATCAAACGAAGAATCGTTTGACACTCGGTTCGATAAAAGTCACTTAAAAAGATGCATGCACCTCAACATCGCGAGGAACCATGAAAAATGCAACTCAGATGTATCAATCCACTTCAGCGTCCAATCCAAACAGTACGCCTTTCTGCCTCCCAACAGAACTCATCAAATACCGAAACGATGGCGTCATCAAGAAATTTCGGGACAAATGGAGTGTAAGCGAGCAAGCCGCCAGCGACATCTTCGAGGAAACCAAGAAATTCGTTTTCCTAGCGGATCATGCACAGAGGCACTGCATCACCTTCGAAATCGACGAGTCCGTTCTCATCATCGATAAGATGTGGCACACCTTTATTCTTTTCACCAAAGAATACTCCGAGTTCTGCGATGCATTTTTTGGGAGGATGCTACATCACACTCCCTTCTGCAGAGCGCATCTAATCGAAAAAATCAGAGATCTCTCGTCTCACGGAATCACCCTATCCGAATACAAGAGGATTCGGCTTCAGCAGCAAATCGATATCATCCACGAGACCTTCGGCATCGAAACCGTAAGAAAATGGTATGTCGAGTTCGGCAATTCCTATTCGCTACAAAAACTCAACGCCCTCCAGCGCCCGGTTTACCACGAAGATCTCGTTCACATCGGCTCGCCAATGGATCCCGAAGCAGCAAGATCCTTAACGCCGACTGAATTGATCGAAGGAATCATCCAGCGACAGAATCCGTCCATGTACTGTGGTGGGCACGGTTGCGGCGTCTATTGCTCATGCAACTCGAACAAGAGTTTGTATTCCTGATCGACGAATCGTCGATCACGATTTCAATGCGCGTCATGGACAAACCGTTCGGTTCTAGCAAGTCGTAAGCGACGGCTCCACTCATTGCCCGTCAGCACGACCGCATGGTGCCGTGTCTCGTTCATGGCGCCTCCCCCGACCGGCAATCCTTCTCATTGCACCTATCTTGAAAAGAAACATAAAAATGCGTCTCGCCTGCCATTGTTGATAAATCGATATCGTGGCCTGCTTTTCGTCATTTTCATCGCATCTGCCGCCACTTCGGCACTCAATACCTCATTGGGTGCACTTTTGAAATGGTTAACGGAAAGCATTCAGAGCAACAGCGCACACGGCATCTACTTATTCGTACTGTTTTTCTCGATTCAACGTCTGCTGCTTCCCGTTTGCGGCGGAATCTCGACATTCTCGTCCAACATCCTTGCGGTGAGGTTGGAAAATGACATCAGAGACGCATGGTACAAACACGTCATCAATCTGGACTCAAGTTCGTCAAGACAAAAAAACTCCGGAGAGTTGCAGAAGAGACTTCAAGACGCCATCGGGTCCGTCCGCTCGTTTCTGAACAACACATTGCGCTCCACGCTATCCATCACTCTCGAATTTATTTCGATCATTGCGTTTACGCTCTTCTTGATCGGACCAAGTGCGAGTCTGGCGCTCGTACTATGCGGTGTGATTTATTCAATCTATATTATCAAGGTTACTCGCACTCGCGTGCCGCTCATTCGAAACATCTCCGAAGCAGATGCGGCGTGCTCTGCCTTCATGCATGACAGTTTCATCAACGCCGGACCGATTTCATCCGAGGCAATCTCGGTGCGCGCTCGGAAACATGCACTGCTCTTGACGACGTTGGCAAAAAAACGGTTTTATCACTCAAAGGAGCTCCTGAAAGACAGCATCTGGGCAGCCGTACTTTGCGGGGGTATGGCGTACGTCGCGCTCTCGTGGTTCGACGGCGACAAAATTGGAAGCATAGGTACCACGATCATGCTCTCCACTGGATTAGCCCATATGATTTCACAGATCAATTCACTCGGATTCAATTACAGAAACATCCTGCGCGCCAAAATCGATATTGAGCGAATATCGGACGCACTCACTCAAGCGAATGTAGCTCAACGAGAGCTGATCACGATTAATATCCGAACAACTGAAAATATCCACTACAAAATTGATAATCTCATTTTATTTGACCATCAAGACAGGCAATCCTACCCCGTTACGGGTGATATCGTCATTCTAAAAGGTCACATCAATTCGATGAGAGGGGACAGCGGGATCGGCAAAAGCACGCTCGCGCGTATCATGAGAGGCGAAATCACTCCTCCTACCTCGAAGATATTTCTATGCGGCATCGACATGTCGTCTGTCGAGCGCGACTCCTTGCTCCAGTCGATTTCCTCCACATCGCAAGAAAGTATCATTTTCAATGAATCCATCCGCAACAATCTTCTCTACGGCAATCCCGATGCCCACGATAGCGAATTGATTTCAACGCTATCGTCAGTCGGGTTGAGTAAATTTTGCACCGCAGATGGTCTGGATTTTGTCGTCGGTGAAAAAGGGGGGCTATTATCCGGAGGCGAACGGCAGCGACTAGGAGTCGCCAGAGCGCTCTTGCAAAATGCTGACCTGATTATTCTCGACGAGCCGTTTGCCGGGTTGGACACTGCCGGCGTGATCAGCTTGGCCTCGTTAATTGCGGATTTGTCGAATCGCGTCTACGTCCTCCTCATTCTGCATCAGGATCCTCGCCAATTATTCGACACCTCGAGCACTCCGCTCAATGCCTTCGTCCTCGCGGCGAATTCCGATCTGAAAACGCTGGAGATTATTCGTGACTAACTCCCTCTTCTCGAACTTCGATCTCGAATTCTTCACCAAGCATGTGCTACACATGCACCCACATCTGCTTGGTCCCGTGATGCGCCAAAATCTACCTAATTGGAGCACCGTAAACGCTCTACTAGAAAGTGGGTTGCTCGACTACCCCAGAATCAGAATTAGTAGCGCTGACACGGAATATCCGCGCGGATACTGCGGATTTCTAAGATACAGCTCGAATCCACGCGGCGGCAGGTTCGCGACAATTATGCCTGACCTTCTGTATCGCGCGCTGGATGATGGTTGCACCATTATCATCGACGGATGCCAGGATTACTTTCCACCTGTCTTAGCATTGACTACTGAAATCGAACACATCCTGAAATGCCAGTCGTGGGCGAACCTCTATATCTCCGCTCAATCCGGGACTAGTTTCGGGTGCCATTTTGACGACCACGACATCATTTCAGTGCAGCTGTCCGGTGAAAAGCGTTGGCACATCTATAATCCGACATATATTTCACCAAACAGACGAGACAAGAGCTTCTATCTCGATCCGCCAACCGGCTCACCTGATCTCCTTGAAAACCTGCGAACAGGATCCAGCCTATATCTCCCTTCCGGCTACTGGCACAACGTCCAAACCATCTCAGCCCACTCGTTGCACATAACATTTGGCCTCGATTTTCCGAGAAAATTGGATATCATTCACGCCATAGCCAATCAACTTGGACTTAGCGAAATTTTTCGCGGCACCATCAATTTCGACCCAGACTCAGCTGATTTTTATATTTTTAGAGAGAATATAATTAATGCAATCCGAGAGATTGACATAGAAGAATGCATGAAAAACGTCATCACAATTCACAAAAAACGACGCCCGGCGTTTACCCTGCCCAATTACCAAATCAGCACAAAATATCGATAAACACCATAAAATATTCAATTCACCAAAATCTCATGAAGCCAAGATACAGTCTATTGCAAATGAGAGACGTCTGGATCGACGCCTATATGAATGGGGACGTCGATCAACTTAATTTCGTCGAAAGCCCTCATTTCTTCGTAAAGCGAGGAGGCAGAATATCGACGAAATCCCAACAAATATCCTATATACAACGACATCTGCTCGAGCAGAGTTGGTGTAATTTCGGTATGTACGTCCACGACGAAATCACGAAAATCTCTGAAAAACAGCAATGGGCGTCGTTTTCCGGCACCGGCTCGATGCGACGCGATGGAAGAATACTTACCATGTTTGATTTTCTAGAGCTGTGGCTAATCTGCGACGATCGGTGGCAGATAGCAGCGCTTTGCTATGACGAAAAGCATCGAGAAAGTGGAATAACGGCGGATCAACCGAATCACGAATAGCCATGCGTTCAGACTTCCTGCAATCAATTTATCACTACTCTTGATAAACATGAATGATTCTCTAACGACAAACCACCAATTCACCGGTGCTCGACATAGTGCCGATGTTATCGAGCGCTTGCGTAGGCATCCTGCAGAAATCTGGCATCGTGGTGCGCGGATCGCCGACGTTACCACCGATCCGGCATTCAAGAATGGAGTGGCAACCTTGGCCGGGCTCTACGATTACCAATGGAACGCTGAGGATATCCTGCTCGAGAAGGGTCCCCGGGGAACGGTGGTCAATCGCTCATTCGGTATTCCCCGCACCCCCTCAGACCTCGTTTCGCTTGGCAACGCTCTTCAGCATAGCGCCCAATACAGTATGGGGATGCTCGGGCGCGAGCCCGCGTATCTGAATCGTGCAATATCCTCTTTCTCGGGAAGTGCAGCCTTGTTCAGCACTTCCGATCGAGCATATGGCGCAAATGCTATTCGATACCACGATTTCATTCGTGAAAACGACCTATCGTTGACTCACACACTGCTCAATCCACGCCCTGACCGCTTGGTTGGCCCAGCGCTCCAGGTTGATGCGGCGGTTGCCACTCACGTGTGCGAGGAACGGGATGACGGTATCGTAATACGCGGCGCACGTCTGCTTGCGACTCTGCCATTCGCCGACGAGATTGCACTCTTTCCCGCGCGCTTGATGGATCATTCTGATCGATCAAAGTCATACGCATTTGGCTGTGCACTCCCGACCGCGACGCCCGGCCTGCGCTTCGTCTGCCGCGACTCGGTAGATTACGGATTCGGCGCGGCGGATCACCCGCTTAGCGCCCGATTCGAAGAAATGGACGCGGTCGCGATCTTTGATGATGTGTTTGTTCCGTGGGAACGCGTCTTTTGCTATCGAGACATCGATATTTGCAATATGGCCTATATGGCCACCGGTGCAACCGCACACATGGCTTACCAAGTAGTTTGCAAGAATATCGTCAAGACCGAGTTTCTCCTCGGCCTGGTCTCCCTGATGATAGAAGGATCCGGGCTGGAAAAATTTCAGCACGTTCATGAAAAAATGGCGGAAGTCTGGGTCAATCTTGAAACCTTGAAGGCCTTCAGACATGCAGCCGAAGCCGGCGCCCATAACAATGCCTTCGGGATGCTCGTTCCGGCCTGGGACCCGCTCGACGCCGCTAGAAATCTGTATCCTCGTCTCTATCCCAGAATGGTCGAGATCATTCAGCAACTCGGAGCCAGCGGCCTCGTTTCGATGCCGGCCACGATATCTCTCACTGGACCGCTTGCTGCAGACATTAGACGCTATTACGAGGTAGCCCGCATGGATGCCTATGATCGGATCGCGCTGTACCGGTTGGCATGGGACACGGCGATCTCGGCATTTGGCGGGCGCCAAATCCTATATGAACGCTTCTTCTTCGGTGACCCAGCCCAAATGGCGTCGCGCTTGTTTAGAGAAAAGGACTGCTCCGAGGCAATGAATCGGGTCAAAGCATTTCTGGCGCGTTCGTGAAACGCGTGACATCTTCTCGTACCTGATTATTTGAGCCGCGAGAAACCGCGATTTCGCGGGATATCGGAAAAAACGAACAAAATACCGCGCCGCGGGTTTTTGTGCGTTCAACTCAGCGAGCAATCAGACCACCCCCGCCCCATGCGCCTGCAGATCGGCGTGATAGCTCGAGCGCACCATCGCGCCGACGGCCGCGTGCGTGAAGCCCATCTTGTACGCCTCTTCCTCGTACATCTTGAACGTATCCGGATGCACGTACGCGCGCACCGGCAGATGGTGCTCGGACGGCTGCAGGTACTGGCCGATCGTCAGCATGTCGACGTCGTGCGCGCGCAGGTCGCGCATCACCTGCAGGATTTCCTCTTCCGTTTCGCCAAGGCCGACCATCAGCCCCGACTTCGTCGCGACGTCCGGATGCAGCGCCTTGAAGTCCTTCAGCAGCTTCAGCGAATGCGCGTAGTCCGAACCCGGGCGCGCTTCCTTGTACAGGCGCGGCACCGTTTCGAGGTTGTGGTTCATCACGTCCGGCGGCGCCGCGGTCAGGATCGACAGCGCACGGTCGAGACGGCCGCGGAAGTCCGGCGTCAGGATCTCGATGCGCGTGTCCGGCGACTGTTCGCGCACTTCGCGAATGCACTCGACGAAGTGAGCAGCACCGCCGTCGCGCAGATCGTCGCGATCGACGCTCGTGATCACGACATACTTGAGCTTCAGCGCGGCGATCGTGCGCGCGAGATTCTTCGGTTCGTCCGCGTCGAGCGGATCGGGGCGGCCGTGGCCGACGTCGCAGAACGGGCAGCGGCGCGTGCACTTGTCGCCCATGATCATGAACGTCGCAGTGCCCTTGCCGAAGCACTCGCCGATGTTCGGGCAGCTCGCTTCCTCGCACACGGTGTGCAGGTTGTGCTCGCGCAGGATGGTCTTGATCTCGTTGAAGCGCGAGCTGCCGGTGGCCGCCTTCACGCGGATCCACTCCGGCTTTTTCAGCTTCTCGATCGGAATGACCTTGATCGGAATGCGCGCCGTCTTCGCCTGCGCCTTCTGCTTGGCGGTCGGATCGTAGGCAGCGGTCGCGGCCGAATCGGCCGGTGCGGGAGAAGCGGTAACGTCAGTCATTCGAATGTTCCAGTGCCTGCGGCTTGTCGGCGGCCGCGGATGCGCCATCGAGGTTGGCAATCAGGCGCCCCACGAGCGTGCGGGCGACGTCGTTCCAGTCGGCGGCAACCTCGAGGCTCGCCATGTCGACGGTTTCCAGTCCGGCGTAGCCGCACGGGTTGATCGCGAGAAACGGGCGCAGATCCATCTTCACGTTCAGGCTCAGCCCGTGATAGCTGCAGCCGTTGCGGATCTTCAGGCCGAGGGCCGCGATCTTCGCGCCTTCGTGCGCGCCGGACGCCACGTAGATACCGGGCGCGCCCGCCTTGCGGACCGAAGCGAGATTATACGCCGCGAGGGTTTCGATCACGGCCTCCTCGATCTTCGTCACGAGCGTGCGCACCATCAGCTTGCGGCGGCGCAAGTCCAGCAGCAGGTAGACGACGATCTGGCCGGGGCCGTGATAGGTGATTTGTCCGCCGCGGTCGACCTTCACGAGCGGCACGCCGCTGTCGGCCACCAGCAGGTGAGCCGGGTCGCCGGCCTGGCCGAGCGTGTAGACGGGGGGATGCTCGACGACCCAGATTTCGTCGCCGGTGTCGGCCGTGCGCGTGTCGGTGAACGCGCGCATCGCGTCAAAGCTCGCCTGGTAGGCCTCGCTGCCGCGCCAGCGCACGGTCACCGGCACGACGGACTCGACCGGAGCCCCGGCGGGCGATGCGGAAACAGCGACAGGCGTGGACACGATGGCAACCGGCGAGACGGACATGGCCGTCAGTTTACCGAAAACCCATCGGTCTCGCCGGGCAGGGAAAAGGGACGGATGGCAGGCATCCGTCGGACGAAAGCCGCGTCAGACGGTGCGCCAGCCGTCGTGAAGCAGCGCATTCACGCGCTCGCGCAGCCGCGCGAGCGCACCGCGTGCGACGTCCCGAGCCGGTCGCGACACCGAGAACGCGACGTGCGCGCCCCGCCCGCTTTCCGCACTGAGCCACAGCCGCTCGCCGCGGCGCAGCTTCAGCGTCTCGCCGTCGACGAGGAAGTAGTCTTCGACGTCGTTGCTGCGCGTCGCCCACACCGGCCCGCACTGCACAGTCAGGCGCGTGCTGTGCTGGACCTTCATCGGTACGGTTTCGCCTGCGGGGATTTCGAACGTGATGCTTGAGGAAATTTCTTGCATGATCGACTCCGCCAATACGTGCTTCGATGGCTACAATCGTAGTCACCCCAAGGCATCCGACCAAACGACCATTTTTCACGTCGATGTGAGGAAAATTAGCAAATGGACCTCCGCCAGCTGCCTGCGCTCAACGCCATTCGCGCATTCGAAGCCGCCGCGCGGCACGAGAACTTCTCTCGCGCCGCCGACGAGCTCTACGTCACGCACGGCGCGGTCAGCCACCAGGTGCGCGCGCTCGAGGA is a window of Burkholderia latens DNA encoding:
- the hpaB gene encoding 4-hydroxyphenylacetate 3-monooxygenase, oxygenase component, which encodes MNDSLTTNHQFTGARHSADVIERLRRHPAEIWHRGARIADVTTDPAFKNGVATLAGLYDYQWNAEDILLEKGPRGTVVNRSFGIPRTPSDLVSLGNALQHSAQYSMGMLGREPAYLNRAISSFSGSAALFSTSDRAYGANAIRYHDFIRENDLSLTHTLLNPRPDRLVGPALQVDAAVATHVCEERDDGIVIRGARLLATLPFADEIALFPARLMDHSDRSKSYAFGCALPTATPGLRFVCRDSVDYGFGAADHPLSARFEEMDAVAIFDDVFVPWERVFCYRDIDICNMAYMATGATAHMAYQVVCKNIVKTEFLLGLVSLMIEGSGLEKFQHVHEKMAEVWVNLETLKAFRHAAEAGAHNNAFGMLVPAWDPLDAARNLYPRLYPRMVEIIQQLGASGLVSMPATISLTGPLAADIRRYYEVARMDAYDRIALYRLAWDTAISAFGGRQILYERFFFGDPAQMASRLFREKDCSEAMNRVKAFLARS
- the lipA gene encoding lipoyl synthase is translated as MTDVTASPAPADSAATAAYDPTAKQKAQAKTARIPIKVIPIEKLKKPEWIRVKAATGSSRFNEIKTILREHNLHTVCEEASCPNIGECFGKGTATFMIMGDKCTRRCPFCDVGHGRPDPLDADEPKNLARTIAALKLKYVVITSVDRDDLRDGGAAHFVECIREVREQSPDTRIEILTPDFRGRLDRALSILTAAPPDVMNHNLETVPRLYKEARPGSDYAHSLKLLKDFKALHPDVATKSGLMVGLGETEEEILQVMRDLRAHDVDMLTIGQYLQPSEHHLPVRAYVHPDTFKMYEEEAYKMGFTHAAVGAMVRSSYHADLQAHGAGVV
- the lipB gene encoding lipoyl(octanoyl) transferase LipB; the encoded protein is MSVSPVAIVSTPVAVSASPAGAPVESVVPVTVRWRGSEAYQASFDAMRAFTDTRTADTGDEIWVVEHPPVYTLGQAGDPAHLLVADSGVPLVKVDRGGQITYHGPGQIVVYLLLDLRRRKLMVRTLVTKIEEAVIETLAAYNLASVRKAGAPGIYVASGAHEGAKIAALGLKIRNGCSYHGLSLNVKMDLRPFLAINPCGYAGLETVDMASLEVAADWNDVARTLVGRLIANLDGASAAADKPQALEHSND
- a CDS encoding DUF2917 domain-containing protein yields the protein MQEISSSITFEIPAGETVPMKVQHSTRLTVQCGPVWATRSNDVEDYFLVDGETLKLRRGERLWLSAESGRGAHVAFSVSRPARDVARGALARLRERVNALLHDGWRTV